The proteins below come from a single Gossypium raimondii isolate GPD5lz chromosome 2, ASM2569854v1, whole genome shotgun sequence genomic window:
- the LOC105789011 gene encoding probable phytol kinase 3, chloroplastic, whose product MLYENSLVSDLFASVVCCGVIFAFLLLWQVTAKCGVDQKLNRKLVHISIGLVFMLCWPLFSAGYRGAILAAITPGVNIIRMLLIGSGIWKDEATVKSMSRYGNYRELLKGPLYYAITVTLACVVYWRTSPIGIAALCNLCAGDGLADVVGRRLGRKKLPYNRNKSIAGSVAMATAGFLSSVGYMYYFSYFGYIQDGWGMILRFLVVSLASALVESLPISTELDDNLTVSLTSIFIGSLIF is encoded by the exons atgttatatgaaaacTCTCTGGTGTCCGACTTGTTCGCCTCCGTGGTTTGCTGCGGCGTTATATTCGCGTTTCTCTTACTCTGGCAAGTAACCGCCAAATGCGGCGTAGATCAG AAACTGAATAGGAAGCTTGTGCATATAAGTATAGGGCTAGTTTTCATGCTTTGCTGGCCATTATTCAG TGCAGGGTATCGCGGAGCAATTTTAGCAGCTATCACTCCTGGTGTCAATATTATACGAATGCTTCTTATCGGTTCTGGAATTTGGAAAGATGAAGCCACTGTGAAGTCAATGAGCAGATACGGAAACTACAG GGAACTTCTCAAAGGACCACTCTATTATGCTATAACGGTTACTTTGGCTTGTGTGGTCTATTGGAGGACTTCACCTATTGGAATTGCTGCCTTATGCAACCTTTGTGCTGGAGATG GTTTGGCCGATGTGGTGGGAAGGCGATTAGGTAGAAAGAAACTTCCTTACAATAGGAACAAGTCCATAGCTGGTAGTGTTGCAATGGCAACAGCTGGTTTTTTGTCCTCTGTTGG GTACATGTATTACTTTTCTTACTTCGGTTATATTCAAGATGGTTGGGGGATGATCTTGCGTTTCTTGGTTGTGTCTCTTGCCTCGGCGCTGGTAGAATCTCTTCCGATTAGCACCGAGCTTGATGACAACCTCACCGTTTCATTAACCTCAATATTTATCGGCAGTCTCATTTTCTGA